The Brachyhypopomus gauderio isolate BG-103 chromosome 1, BGAUD_0.2, whole genome shotgun sequence genome includes a window with the following:
- the LOC143510891 gene encoding uncharacterized protein LOC143510891: MGGKLSKRKKGYDVSDPKDKSEESPVVATATTEQKAEVPAEDPAVDAAAGQEVEENAVSSDGAPEAQAEQTTTPADTKVEVKEAVPASKEPVAKTEAATLVAASVPLSPAPQEDTATAPELHQTTDAPAVVEAIQVTAAPVEVVQAVPTPMKNAGAPVEVVSAPEKSATTPVEDMSAPVEVLSAPVEVISSPKNQVPAPADTDPEKQTSAPVETLASPVETNQEEPVTTPLKSVTAPEEPVHPPQLTALAEPMAKLEEPISVSAEPPQNPTGVSPHEPVTTPEQPVIVPKLPVAKPQESATTPEKHVDTPQESATTPEKHVDTPQESATTPEKHVDTPQESATTQEEPVTTPQVSATTPEQPVTTLQESASTPEKHVDTPQESATTPEKHVDTQQEFATTPEKHVDTPQESATTPEEPVATPEKPVSVPEEPVATPQEPVITPQESVATQEKPVDTPQESATTPEEPVTTPQESATTPEEPVTTPQESATTPEEPVTTPQESATTPEKHVDTPQESATTPEKPVATPEEPVATPEKPVSVPEEPVATPQEPVITPQESVSTQEKPVDTPQESATTPEEPVATPEEPVATPEYNAVKEVELSAAQAVEEVEQEVLSAMEIKGVSSEVPEAAHVGPEPTADPESTETEAEPSSANAEAPTTEEPIPEIIISESTSTNDLSGEEPSATPVPHQEKLGNGECESPGSEDSVEDPPPAGPKVNGDCQKPVPADGTGHAPDPVAQKCVNGEAAQPKQSELKQDLTLVSAEDQTAGGMVEALSGHAEKALDAV, translated from the coding sequence ATGGGAGGCAAGCTCAGTAAGAGGAAGAAGGGATATGATGTCAGCGACCCGAAGGACAAGAGTGAGGAGAGTCCAGTGGTAGCAACGGCTACAACTGAGCAGAAGGCAGAGGTCCCTGCCGAGGACCCAGCGGTGGACGCTGCAGCGGgacaggaggtggaggagaatgcTGTAAGTTCTGACGGCGCTCCAGAGGCCCAGGCTGAGCAGACCACCACACCTGCAGACAcaaaggtggaggtgaaggaagCGGTTCCTGCATCAAAGGAACCTGTTGCCAAAACAGAAGCAGCCACTTTGGTGGCAGCGTCGGTCCCCCTGTCACCGGCTCCACAGGAAGACACGGCAACGGCCCCAGAGCTGCACCAGACTACAGATGCTCCAGCTGTGGTTGAAGCAATACAGGTTACAGCTGCCCCAGTGGAGGTTGTACAGGCGGTACCTACCCCTATGAAAAATGCAGGTGCCCCAGTAGAAGTTGTATCTGCCCCGGAGAAATCTGCTACTACCCCTGTAGAAGATATGTCTGCTCCTGTAGAGGTTTTATCTGCTCCTGTAGAGGTTATATCTTCTCCCAAGAATCAAGTACCTGCACCAGCTGATACTGACCCTGAGAAGCAAACGTCTGCTCCAGTAGAGACTTTAGCCAGCCCAGTAGAGACTAACCAAGAGGAACCAGTGACTACTCCATTAAAGTCTGTTACTGCGCCAGAGGAACCAGTTCATCCCCCACAACTAACAGCTTTGGCTGAACCCATGGCCAAGTTAGAAGAGCCAATATCAGTATCAGCAGAACCACCACAAAATCCTACTGGAGTTTCACCACATGAGCCTGTAACTACACCAGAGCAGCCTGTCATTGTACCAAAGCTACCTGTAGCTAAACCACAGGAGTCTGCTACTACACCAGAGAAGCATGTAGATACACCACAGGAGTCTGCTACTACACCAGAGAAGCATGTAGATACACCACAGGAGTCTGCTACTACACCAGAGAAGCATGTAGATACACCACAGGAGTCTGCTACTACACAAGAGGAACCTGTAACTACACCACAGGTGTCTGCTACTACACCAGAGCAACCTGTAACTACACTACAGGAGTCTGCCTCTACACCAGAGAAGCATGTAGATACACCACAGGAGTCTGCTACTACACCAGAGAAGCATGTAGATACACAACAGGAGTTTGCTACTACACCAGAGAAGCATGTAGATACACCACAGGAGTCTGCTACTACACCAGAGGAGCCTGTAGCCACACCAGAGAAGCCTGTATCTGTACCAGAGGAACCTGTAGCTACACCTCAGGAGCCTGTAATTACTCCACAGGAGTCTGTAGCTACACAAGAGAAGCCTGTAGATACACCACAGGAGTCTGCTACTACACCAGAGGAACCTGTAACTACACCACAGGAGTCTGCTACTACACCAGAGGAACCTGTAACTACACCACAGGAGTCTGCTACTACACCAGAGGAACCTGTAACTACACCACAGGAGTCTGCTACTACACCAGAGAAGCATGTAGATACACCACAGGAGTCTGCTACTACACCAGAGAAGCCTGTAGCTACACCAGAGGAGCCTGTAGCTACACCAGAGAAGCCTGTATCTGTACCAGAGGAACCTGTAGCTACACCCCAGGAGCCTGTAATTACTCCACAGGAGTCTGTATCTACACAAGAGAAGCCTGTAGATACACCACAGGAGTCTGCTACTACACCAGAGGAGCCTGTAGCTACACCAGAGGAGCCTGTAGCTACACCAGAATACAATGCAGTGAAGGAAGTGGAGCTTTCTGCAGCACAGGCAGTggaggaagtggaacaggaggTTTTAAGTGCCATGGAAATTAAGGGAGTGTCATCTGAGGTTCCAGAGGCTGCACATGTGGGGCCAGAGCCCACAGCTGATCCTGAGTCCACAGAAACAGAAGCAGAGCCAAGCAGTGCAAATGCTGAAGCACCAACCACTGAAGAGCCCATCCCTGAGATCATCATATCAGAATCAACCTCGACCAACGATCTTTCTGGTGAGGAACCTAGCGCCACCCCTGTCCCTCATCAGGAGAAGCTTGGTAATGGAGAGTGTGAGAGCCCTGGTTCAGAGGACTCTGTGGAGGATCCTCCCCCTGCAGGGCCCAAAGTTAATGGGGATTGTCAGAAACCGGTCCCTGCTGATGGCACTGGCCACGCCCCAGATCCTGTGGCGCAGAAGTGTGTGAATGGAGAGGCAGCGCAGCCAAAGCAGAGTGAACTGAAACAGGACTTGACCCTGGTCTCCGCTGAGGACCAGACGGCCGGAGGCATGGTGGAAGCCCTGAGCGGCCACGCAGAAAAGGCCCTCGACGCCGTGTGA